Proteins encoded within one genomic window of Lagenorhynchus albirostris chromosome 9, mLagAlb1.1, whole genome shotgun sequence:
- the ANKRD49 gene encoding ankyrin repeat domain-containing protein 49, whose amino-acid sequence MEKEKVNDDGKPDPENSLDFSEHFNQLELLETHGHLIPTGTQSLWVGNSDEDEEQDEKTEEWYQLQEKKMEKDPSKLLLWAAEKNRLTTVRRLLSEKATHVNTRDEDGYTPLHRAAYSGHLDVVRELIAHRADVHAVTVDGWTPLHSACKWNNTRVASFLLQHDADINAQTKGLLTPLHLAAGNRDSKDTLELLLMNRYIKAGLKNNLEETAFDIARRTSMYHYLFEIVEGCTNSSPQS is encoded by the exons atggaaaaagagaaagtaaatgatGATGGAAAACCAGACCCAGAGAACTCCTTGGACTTTTCTGAACACTTTAACCAACTTGAATTATTAGAAACACATGGACACCTTATTCCCACTGGCACCCAAAGTCTCTGGGTAGGGAATTCTGATGAAGATGAAGAgcaagatgaaaaaactgaagagtGGTAtcaattgcaagaaaaaaaaatggaaaaagatccAAGCAAATTGCTTCTTTGGGCTGCTGAAAAAAATCgg CTGACCACAGTGCGAAGACTGCTTTCAGAAAAGGCCACCCACGTGAACACTCGAGATGAAGATGGGTACACCCCGCTCCATCGAGCAGCCTACAGCGGACACTTAGACGTGGTCCGGGAGTTGATTGCACACAGGGCAGATGTTCACGCGGTGACTGTGGATGGCTGGACACCCCTGCACAGTGCCTGTAAGTGGAATAACACCAGAGTGGCTTCTTTCTTACTGCAGCATGATGCAGATATCAACGCCCAGACAAAAGGCCTTTTGACCCCCTTACATCTAGCTGCTGGGAACAGAGACAGCAAAGATACCCTTGAACTCCTCCTGATGAACCGCTACATCAAAGCAGGTCTGAAGAACAACCTGGAGGAAACTGCATTTGACATCGCCAGGAGGACAAGCATGTATCACTACCTCTTTGAAATTGTGGAAGGCTGCACAAATTCTTCACCTCAGTCTTAA